A genomic segment from Pleurodeles waltl isolate 20211129_DDA chromosome 9, aPleWal1.hap1.20221129, whole genome shotgun sequence encodes:
- the TIGD3 gene encoding tigger transposable element-derived protein 3, with translation MEFIGKKKLHALSLAEKIQVLQMLDESKMSQSEVARRFRVSQPQISRICKNKEKLLADWCSGTANHERKRKRESKYSSIDEALLCWFHIARTKMWDVTGPMLLQKAKDLADIMGQDFIPSIGWLVRWKRRNNVCFGQRYTSRAYYISDTFCEDSVAIKLPQILKDYTPENIFSCKETCLLHKMVPVEGNNSSKENKEGVCVLLCINSCGSEKRKPVVVGRYVPTRCFFGTNHDRLPAVYRSSCNGWMTFDLFLEWLVDFDREMGKQGRNVALILGHGLVHPDIEMANVKLVFLPRHDRSVSPLHSEIIRNFKSHYKGRLLGKVSSIRTETDRSPVSIASSLSMLDTVHMIAAAWEKVPRSLVQQCFSEAGFSTGRKTYGPLSNTPPPKGTNQEDYSHFIDLDEETTFCQHKGTYMYKEEEDGERSREDLLDSLPTKADALRAIGTLRKWFECNGSTEDIFLKFYDCEEEVERLCWQ, from the coding sequence ATGGAGTTCATTGGAAAGAAAAAGCTCCACGCTTTGTCCCTGGCGGAAAAGATTCAAGTCTTGCAGATGCTGGATGAGTCAAAGATGTCCCAGTCGGAGGTGGCTCGAAGATTCCGGGTTTCCCAACCACAAATCTCCAGGATCTGCAAGAACAAGGAAAAGCTCCTTGCAGATTGGTGCAGCGGGACTGCCAACCATGAGCGTAAGCGCAAGCGTGAGTCAAAGTACAGTAGCATTGATGAAGCTCTCCTATGCTGGTTTCACATTGCCAGGACTAAGATGTGGGATGTCACTGGTCCAATGCTGCTCCAGAAAGCCAAGGATCTGGCAGACATAATGGGCCAGGACTTCATACCTAGCATCGGGTGGCTGGTGCGCTGGAAACGCAGGAACAATGTTTGTTTTGGCCAGCGTTACACCTCCAGAGCTTACTACATCAGCGACACATTTTGTGAGGACAGTGTTGCAATCAAGCTACCACAGATCTTAAAAGATTACACACCAGAAAACATATTCAGTTGTAAAGAAACCTGTTTGCTTCATAAGATGGTTCCTGTTGAGGGAAATAACTCGTCGAAAGAAAACAAGGAAGGGGTCTGTGTGCTCTTGTGTATTAACAGTTGTGGCAGTGAAAAACGGAAGCCTGTAGTGGTTGGTAGGTATGTGCCCACGCGTTGTTTCTTTGGTACGAATCATGACAGATTACCAGCAGTATACCGAAGCAGTTGTAATGGCTGGATGACCTTTGATCTCTTTTTAGAGTGGCTGGTGGACTTTGATCGAGAGATGGGAAAGCAGGGTCGAAACGTTGCTTTAATTTTAGGCCATGGCCTTGTCCATCCTGATATTGAGATGGCCAATGTGAAGCTGGTGTTTCTTCCTCGACACGATCGCTCAGTATCCCCACTACACTCCGAGATCATTCGGAATTTCAAATCCCACTACAAGGGCAGACTCCTAGGAAAAGTATCCTCCATTAGGACCGAGACAGACAGATCTCCAGTCTCAATTGCAAGCAGTTTGTCAATGCTAGACACCGTCCATATGATAGCAGCGGCCTGGGAAAAAGTGCCCCGTtcgcttgttcagcagtgcttttcagaGGCTGGCTTCAGTACAGGGAGGAAGACATATGGTCCTTTGTCTAATACGCCCCCACCAAAGGGGACGAACCAAGAGGATTACAGCCATTTTATTGACCTTGACGAGGAAACCACTTTCTGCCAACACAAGGGGACCTACATGtataaggaggaagaggatggggagAGGAGTCGCGAGGACCTGCTGGACAGCCTCCCTACGAAAGCAGACGCACTGAGAGCTATAGGGACCCTAAGAAAGTGGTTTGAATGCAATGGCTCAACCGAGGACATCTTTCTGAAGTTTTATGACTGTGAAGAAGAAGTTGAGCGTCTGTGCTGGCAGTGA